From the Nodularia sp. NIES-3585 genome, one window contains:
- a CDS encoding protein kinase, translating into MLGQLLDGRYRIIQPLGSGGFSQTYIAEDTKLYNTQCVVKQLQPPATDSKTLQLARRLFDSEAQLLHKLGNHHQIPQLLAHFEENQEFYLIQQFIAGHPLSKELRSGKTWSENYAIALLQSILQPLAFVHENHVIHRDIKPPNLIRRYSDGEIVLIDFGAVKQIGTQVVNHQGQTQITMCIGTPGYMPSEQGRGRPRFSSDIYAVGIIGIQALTGLMPDHIPEDPHSAEMHWRHLVSVSPELADILDKMVRYDFRERYQSAAEVLAALENLVDPYVLTQQSATRTYEPIFHTSNLQTCLNFPQSSVLQQCRQAVSLLPKLIYSVKESAPVKRSQEESGFYFQWLIANVFGYAGGFFLGFGILAIAGNFAAVCFWGLAVGVKEWFVLHRKVSFPFWSWILVTTLAFVIPFYFFGLNNWQYFALLHGLIVGLGQWLVLRRLVHRSGWWVLTNVLGGWFCGLISGIVLVWLLQKPKTINKR; encoded by the coding sequence ATGTTAGGTCAGTTACTAGACGGACGTTATAGGATTATTCAACCCTTGGGTTCTGGTGGCTTCAGTCAAACCTACATTGCTGAAGACACCAAACTTTATAATACCCAATGTGTGGTTAAGCAACTCCAGCCGCCAGCAACTGACTCCAAAACTTTACAGTTAGCCAGACGATTATTCGACTCAGAAGCGCAATTATTACACAAATTAGGTAATCATCACCAAATACCTCAACTACTGGCTCACTTTGAAGAAAATCAAGAATTCTATCTAATTCAGCAATTTATCGCCGGTCATCCCCTCAGCAAAGAACTGAGATCCGGCAAAACTTGGAGTGAAAATTATGCGATCGCTTTATTGCAGAGTATCCTGCAACCTTTAGCTTTTGTCCATGAAAATCATGTTATTCACCGCGATATCAAACCCCCTAATCTAATTCGCCGCTACAGTGATGGAGAAATAGTCCTGATTGATTTTGGGGCAGTTAAACAGATTGGTACTCAGGTGGTGAATCATCAAGGACAGACTCAAATCACCATGTGTATCGGCACACCAGGCTATATGCCGAGTGAACAGGGTCGAGGTAGGCCCCGATTCAGCAGCGATATTTATGCTGTGGGCATCATTGGTATTCAAGCTTTGACCGGATTAATGCCTGATCATATCCCAGAAGATCCCCACAGCGCTGAAATGCATTGGCGACACTTAGTATCTGTTAGTCCAGAGTTGGCAGATATTTTAGACAAGATGGTACGCTATGACTTCCGGGAACGATACCAGTCAGCAGCAGAAGTTTTAGCTGCTTTAGAAAATTTGGTAGATCCCTACGTCCTCACACAACAGTCAGCGACTCGAACCTATGAGCCAATTTTTCACACAAGTAATCTGCAAACCTGTTTAAATTTTCCTCAATCGTCAGTTTTACAACAGTGTCGTCAAGCAGTTTCCTTACTACCTAAACTGATATATTCTGTAAAAGAATCTGCGCCAGTCAAACGCTCACAGGAAGAATCGGGGTTTTATTTTCAGTGGTTGATAGCCAATGTCTTTGGTTACGCTGGGGGATTTTTTTTGGGATTTGGCATTTTAGCGATCGCGGGTAATTTTGCGGCTGTTTGTTTTTGGGGATTAGCGGTAGGAGTCAAGGAATGGTTTGTCTTGCACCGGAAAGTTTCTTTCCCCTTTTGGTCATGGATCTTAGTCACTACCCTGGCTTTTGTGATTCCCTTTTACTTCTTTGGATTAAATAACTGGCAGTATTTTGCTCTCTTACATGGATTGATTGTTGGTCTTGGGCAGTGGTTAGTACTGCGGCGACTGGTTCACAGATCAGGTTGGTGGGTCTTGACAAATGTTTTGGGCGGTTGGTTCTGTGGGCTAATCTCTGGCATAGTATTAGTCTGGTTATTACAAAAACCAAAAACTATCAACAAGCGTTGA
- a CDS encoding DUF924 family protein: MSQAKTILEFWFGDPDAPDYGKPKADWFTEKAEFDQEIRNQFLSDYQKAAAGYLDDWIDSAETCLALILLFDQFPRNMFRGTPEAFATDWEALSAAQHAVVQGYDCQFLPVQRWFIYLPFEHSENLTHQRQCVKLFQQLSHDPDSAKAIEHSFIHQEVIARFGRFPHRNSILGRTSTAAEKEFLQQPSSWF, from the coding sequence ATGTCACAGGCAAAAACTATTTTGGAATTTTGGTTTGGTGACCCAGATGCACCTGATTATGGCAAACCCAAAGCTGATTGGTTTACAGAAAAAGCCGAGTTTGATCAGGAAATACGCAATCAGTTCCTTTCCGATTACCAAAAAGCAGCAGCAGGATATTTAGATGACTGGATTGATTCAGCCGAAACCTGTTTGGCACTGATTCTGCTATTTGATCAGTTTCCACGAAATATGTTTCGTGGTACGCCTGAAGCCTTTGCAACTGATTGGGAAGCCCTTTCAGCCGCCCAACACGCAGTTGTACAAGGCTATGATTGCCAATTTTTGCCTGTGCAACGCTGGTTTATTTATTTACCGTTTGAACACAGTGAAAACCTCACCCATCAACGTCAGTGTGTCAAGCTATTTCAGCAACTAAGTCATGATCCTGATAGTGCTAAAGCAATTGAACACTCATTTATTCATCAAGAAGTCATTGCGCGTTTTGGACGTTTTCCTCATCGGAATAGCATTTTAGGAAGGACTTCCACTGCGGCGGAAAAGGAGTTTTTACAACAGCCAAGTTCATGGTTTTAG
- a CDS encoding SRPBCC family protein: MSAYQISDSMITGLNMPWIKDKQSSLIQGEILLQTQSHTAWGGSVTACMYLPLLRSQVWQQLTDYPRWVQYFPDLTKSEVLSKGEVKRLYQVAQKTFLFFTAQVEIYLEVVELLGQQIQFRMQKGTFLDFAAILDLKDLGNGTLLTYQVKATPNIPIPSIVIQQAMHFELPANMRKMRQVLCKVK, from the coding sequence ATGTCTGCGTATCAAATATCAGACTCAATGATTACAGGTTTAAATATGCCTTGGATTAAAGACAAGCAATCGTCGCTGATACAGGGCGAAATTTTGTTGCAAACGCAATCGCACACAGCCTGGGGTGGATCTGTCACCGCCTGTATGTACTTACCGCTATTGCGATCGCAAGTATGGCAGCAATTAACCGATTATCCTCGTTGGGTACAATATTTTCCTGACCTCACCAAAAGCGAAGTTTTGTCCAAAGGTGAAGTCAAGCGATTGTATCAAGTAGCACAAAAAACCTTTTTGTTTTTTACGGCTCAAGTCGAGATTTATCTTGAGGTCGTAGAATTACTAGGGCAGCAAATTCAATTCCGAATGCAAAAAGGGACTTTTCTGGACTTTGCAGCCATTTTAGATTTAAAAGATTTGGGCAATGGCACGTTGTTGACATATCAGGTAAAAGCTACGCCTAATATCCCTATCCCTTCAATTGTGATTCAACAAGCCATGCATTTTGAATTGCCTGCAAATATGCGTAAAATGCGACAAGTTTTATGTAAGGTTAAATAA
- the rd gene encoding rubredoxin yields the protein MEKYVCTVCGYEYDPEIGDPDSGIAPGTPFEDIPEDWVCPVCGATKDLFEPLEP from the coding sequence ATGGAAAAGTATGTCTGTACTGTTTGTGGTTACGAATATGACCCCGAAATTGGCGATCCTGATAGCGGGATCGCCCCAGGAACACCCTTTGAAGATATCCCAGAGGATTGGGTATGTCCAGTTTGCGGCGCGACAAAAGATTTATTTGAACCGCTAGAACCCTAA
- a CDS encoding NAD(P)/FAD-dependent oxidoreductase has product MLPLNIVVIGGGAAGFFGAIACAKVNPHAQVTLIEASRQPLAKVLISGGGRCNVTHACFEPARLVQNYPRGGKALRGAFTRFQAQDTVDWFIEQGVHLKTEADGRMFPITDNSETIVECLIKATAKLGVELRLGTAVVAVKKVNPETGFEILLKSGETKKCDRLLLATGSNPVGYKIAREFGHHIEPPVPSLFTFNIPDPKLRSLAGVSLNPVQLRLADTGKPPLEQTGPLLITHWGMSGPAVLKLSAWGARFLHEHRYEATLLVNWLPDFNQEQVRAKILGVKSQWGQKAIALHRGVDLPHRLWQYIVDRADINTEDRWAELPNKKLNQLVQELTQGEYLIKGKGVFKEEFVTCGGVNLKEINFKTMESKLIPGLYFAGEILDIDGITGGFNFQSAWTTSYLAGNSMGTSDFK; this is encoded by the coding sequence TTGTTGCCGTTAAATATTGTCGTTATTGGGGGTGGTGCGGCCGGATTTTTCGGCGCGATCGCTTGTGCTAAAGTTAATCCTCACGCCCAAGTCACTTTAATCGAAGCTAGTCGTCAACCACTGGCGAAAGTTCTGATTTCTGGCGGAGGACGCTGTAACGTCACTCATGCTTGCTTTGAACCAGCCAGATTAGTCCAAAATTACCCCAGAGGTGGAAAAGCTCTCCGGGGTGCTTTTACGCGCTTTCAAGCGCAAGATACAGTAGATTGGTTTATAGAACAAGGTGTACATCTGAAAACCGAAGCTGATGGCCGGATGTTTCCGATTACAGATAATTCCGAAACAATTGTGGAATGTCTGATCAAAGCTACAGCAAAGTTGGGGGTGGAATTACGGCTGGGAACAGCAGTAGTTGCTGTCAAAAAAGTTAACCCAGAAACAGGATTTGAAATTCTGTTGAAATCGGGAGAAACCAAAAAGTGCGATCGCCTACTATTGGCAACAGGAAGCAACCCTGTAGGCTATAAAATAGCCAGAGAGTTTGGTCATCACATTGAACCCCCTGTACCTTCTTTATTTACCTTTAATATTCCCGATCCCAAGCTGAGGTCATTGGCTGGCGTGAGTCTGAACCCTGTGCAGTTACGGTTAGCTGATACAGGAAAACCCCCACTAGAACAAACTGGGCCATTGTTAATTACCCACTGGGGGATGAGTGGCCCGGCTGTCCTCAAACTTTCAGCTTGGGGTGCAAGATTTCTCCACGAACACCGCTATGAAGCGACATTATTAGTCAATTGGCTACCTGATTTCAATCAAGAACAAGTGCGGGCAAAAATCTTAGGAGTCAAGTCACAATGGGGACAAAAGGCGATCGCCTTACATCGTGGCGTTGACCTACCCCATCGCCTCTGGCAATATATTGTAGACCGTGCCGACATTAATACAGAAGACCGTTGGGCAGAACTACCCAACAAAAAATTAAATCAGCTAGTGCAAGAACTGACACAGGGAGAATATTTAATCAAAGGTAAGGGAGTTTTTAAAGAAGAATTTGTCACCTGTGGCGGTGTCAATCTCAAAGAAATCAACTTTAAGACAATGGAAAGTAAATTAATTCCTGGTCTTTATTTTGCCGGAGAAATTTTGGATATTGATGGCATTACTGGTGGTTTTAACTTCCAAAGTGCTTGGACTACTTCATATTTAGCTGGTAACTCCATGGGAACTAGCGATTTTAAGTAA
- a CDS encoding sialidase family protein has product MKKLRRQIRLALSREKLKLLFLLGVIAFIPLSWSTISPSMGQRPDIDLVRQRPDIDLVRQRPDIDLVRQRPDIDLVRQRPSSIYSSAINTHLFNWKNVNTQGMGYVTGMAIAPSSPYDVYIRTDIGGAYRFDNRNNQWLPLMDKLDSNFSGGGIGVESIAVDPQNRDRVYAAVNRNNSSFQDTDGKRKYKYSGEVMVSDNRGASWQPTGLGAKNVFLGPNQAYRSDTGERLAVDPNQSQIMYFASRRNGLWKKEGFIGWTQVSSGLPNPSKLPQYKRPDGSDNPDIPGFTFVVFDKNSGNANSRTQIIYVGIHGRGVWSSANGGQSWRNIAGGKDPLRGVVASDGTLYVSFGNWENRTGAVRKYKNAKWTNITPDGTGKVYSAVTVQVDQPDTVMAVSDKSVYRSTNGGKTWNQQTMYMGAYDANYPQDPINYSAPPYYQSYSGTGASVVVIDPSNPKLAWWTNGWGVARTDNVTVAQPTYKWLMKNLEELDTNMVRVPPKPKAEGGADLLSAVQDMIGFRYVDRHQVPREKINPANIPVNPYYKWANPDWRVYPQPFPHVAGATGMDYSYKNPDYAAFVGFHQWQGFWPIYGMTKDNGRTWRAFESIPTEMLWKSDKSAQEKVVPAGGQIAMSPTNPQNMVWAPTWGTWPHYTIDGGKTWRLAFNLDHPPQPVPYDSKNNDHIHYKALPKSWANTISPWLSTYILAADRQDPQGKTFYYYNNRNFYSSTDGGANWKKGASNILPKWLIRPSIVPNPTKMGDVWMSFARNPEDVDGNKLYRSTNGGKTFDTISTVDSCEYITFGKGSSNTNPYIYIFGRVGGATKDTMYKSEDMGKTWRQISDPNVLQFPGITHLEGDMRSLNLVYVSLTGRGIMVGE; this is encoded by the coding sequence ATGAAAAAACTTCGTCGCCAAATACGTTTAGCGTTGTCAAGAGAAAAATTGAAATTGCTATTTCTGCTCGGAGTCATAGCATTTATTCCATTAAGCTGGTCAACTATATCACCAAGTATGGGGCAACGCCCTGATATAGATTTGGTGAGGCAACGCCCTGATATAGATTTGGTGAGGCAACGTCCTGATATAGATTTGGTGAGGCAACGTCCTGATATAGATTTGGTGAGGCAACGTCCTAGTAGTATATATTCTTCAGCAATTAACACACACTTGTTCAATTGGAAGAATGTGAATACTCAAGGGATGGGCTACGTCACAGGTATGGCGATCGCTCCATCATCGCCCTATGATGTCTACATTCGCACGGATATTGGTGGTGCCTATAGGTTTGACAATCGAAATAATCAATGGCTACCCCTCATGGACAAGCTTGATTCCAACTTTTCTGGTGGGGGAATTGGGGTAGAAAGCATTGCTGTTGATCCTCAAAATCGTGACAGAGTTTATGCAGCGGTCAATCGCAACAACTCGTCTTTTCAAGATACTGATGGTAAGAGGAAATACAAGTATTCTGGTGAGGTCATGGTTTCCGATAACAGAGGAGCCAGTTGGCAACCCACAGGTTTAGGAGCAAAGAATGTCTTCCTTGGGCCAAACCAAGCTTACCGATCCGATACAGGTGAAAGGTTAGCAGTTGATCCTAACCAGTCCCAAATCATGTATTTTGCCTCTCGCAGAAATGGTTTATGGAAAAAAGAGGGATTCATAGGATGGACTCAAGTCTCAAGTGGACTACCAAATCCGAGTAAATTACCACAGTACAAAAGGCCAGATGGTTCCGACAATCCAGATATACCTGGTTTTACCTTTGTCGTGTTTGATAAAAATAGTGGCAATGCAAATAGTCGCACTCAGATCATCTATGTAGGAATTCATGGTAGAGGCGTTTGGTCTAGCGCCAACGGTGGCCAATCTTGGCGAAATATTGCCGGAGGTAAAGATCCTTTACGTGGTGTAGTGGCATCTGATGGCACTTTGTACGTTAGCTTTGGTAATTGGGAAAACAGGACTGGTGCAGTCCGCAAATACAAAAATGCTAAATGGACTAACATCACTCCCGATGGTACGGGTAAAGTTTACTCCGCAGTTACAGTACAAGTAGACCAACCAGATACAGTCATGGCCGTCTCTGATAAAAGTGTATATCGTTCTACTAACGGAGGTAAAACCTGGAATCAGCAGACTATGTACATGGGCGCTTATGATGCTAATTATCCCCAAGACCCAATCAATTATTCTGCACCCCCCTACTATCAGTCATATTCAGGTACTGGTGCATCCGTTGTAGTTATCGATCCCAGTAACCCCAAATTAGCTTGGTGGACAAATGGTTGGGGCGTGGCGCGAACTGATAACGTCACAGTTGCTCAACCAACTTACAAATGGCTGATGAAGAATTTAGAAGAACTAGATACCAACATGGTACGCGTTCCACCTAAACCCAAGGCAGAAGGAGGTGCTGATTTATTAAGTGCTGTACAAGATATGATTGGTTTTCGCTATGTAGACCGCCATCAAGTACCCAGGGAAAAGATTAACCCTGCAAATATTCCCGTGAATCCGTATTACAAATGGGCAAACCCCGACTGGCGGGTTTATCCTCAACCCTTTCCCCATGTGGCTGGCGCTACGGGCATGGATTACTCCTATAAAAATCCTGACTATGCAGCATTTGTGGGCTTCCATCAGTGGCAGGGATTTTGGCCAATTTACGGCATGACTAAAGATAATGGTCGGACTTGGCGGGCGTTTGAATCTATTCCCACAGAGATGCTGTGGAAATCAGATAAATCTGCTCAAGAGAAGGTTGTGCCTGCCGGTGGTCAGATAGCTATGTCCCCAACTAATCCGCAAAATATGGTCTGGGCTCCTACTTGGGGAACTTGGCCGCACTACACCATTGATGGGGGTAAAACTTGGAGGCTGGCTTTTAACTTAGATCATCCACCTCAACCTGTTCCCTATGACTCTAAGAATAATGACCACATACACTACAAAGCATTACCCAAGTCTTGGGCTAATACTATCTCCCCGTGGTTGAGTACGTATATATTGGCCGCAGACCGGCAAGATCCACAAGGAAAAACTTTTTACTACTACAATAACAGAAACTTTTACTCCAGCACAGATGGTGGTGCCAATTGGAAAAAAGGTGCATCTAATATTCTGCCGAAATGGCTGATTCGCCCTTCTATAGTTCCCAATCCCACCAAAATGGGTGATGTCTGGATGAGCTTTGCTCGTAATCCAGAAGATGTTGATGGTAACAAGCTATATAGATCTACAAATGGTGGTAAGACTTTTGATACCATCTCTACGGTAGATAGTTGTGAGTACATCACCTTTGGCAAGGGTTCCTCCAATACCAACCCGTATATCTATATTTTTGGTCGTGTTGGTGGTGCGACTAAAGATACAATGTACAAGTCTGAAGATATGGGGAAAACTTGGAGGCAGATTAGTGATCCTAATGTCTTGCAATTTCCGGGAATTACTCATTTAGAAGGTGATATGCGATCGCTTAACCTAGTTTACGTATCATTGACAGGTCGTGGCATTATGGTTGGTGAATGA
- a CDS encoding FkbM family methyltransferase, translating into MKRQKIAHFFWLSVQKIGILSATFYKLQFLFYTAISNLGIDLKGKKFSLYIKGIKCPIYWRCGTSDNFVFDQIFINEEYSGISNIENVNWIVDCGANVGYSAIYLLNKYPQARVIAIEPDSHNFELCSINLAPYGNRACVIKSAIWSEKTGLVLERLSEDNGEWGIQVRPCKVGETPDLDATSIKSIFEDFDIDIVDILKIDIETAEWQVFSRNYQEWLNKVRYIAIELHTQECRKVFFKALSSLKYDSWNSEELTFCKIDSSSVSISN; encoded by the coding sequence ATGAAACGTCAAAAAATTGCACATTTTTTCTGGTTATCAGTTCAAAAAATAGGGATTTTATCAGCTACTTTTTATAAGCTTCAATTTTTATTTTACACAGCGATATCTAATCTAGGCATTGATCTAAAAGGCAAAAAATTTAGCTTATATATAAAAGGAATTAAATGCCCAATTTATTGGCGTTGTGGAACCAGTGATAATTTCGTATTTGATCAAATTTTTATCAACGAAGAATATTCTGGAATAAGTAACATTGAAAATGTTAACTGGATAGTTGACTGTGGAGCAAATGTAGGTTATTCTGCAATTTATTTATTAAATAAGTATCCCCAGGCTCGTGTGATTGCTATTGAGCCAGATTCTCATAACTTTGAGCTTTGCTCTATAAATCTTGCTCCTTACGGTAATCGAGCCTGTGTAATCAAATCAGCAATTTGGTCTGAAAAAACTGGATTAGTTTTAGAACGGCTATCAGAAGATAATGGAGAATGGGGAATTCAAGTAAGACCTTGTAAAGTAGGCGAAACACCAGATTTAGATGCTACAAGTATCAAATCTATTTTTGAAGATTTTGATATTGATATTGTTGATATACTCAAGATTGACATCGAAACAGCGGAGTGGCAAGTTTTTTCAAGGAATTACCAAGAGTGGTTAAATAAAGTAAGATACATTGCTATTGAACTGCATACACAAGAATGTCGAAAGGTTTTCTTTAAAGCTTTATCTTCACTAAAATATGATTCATGGAATTCTGAAGAGTTGACTTTTTGCAAAATAGATTCGTCTAGTGTATCTATAAGTAATTAG
- a CDS encoding glycosyltransferase, producing MKNEILLVMPVPFQIVGGRLGFDDQTCAGLVRWAENFERVIMACPLIPEHIAANSETSITWQAIADLPCADRLELVPLPYTYKGPDFIKAYRATSKLLNVKIQECQYLCFALSGVIGDWGAIACLEALKLKRPYTVWIDRVEYEVIGRTLFTKESLEKISLKHLLKNILITYPLLKPYQRYLIRHSQLGLFQGQDCYSAYSPFCKNSYCVYDIHTQKSDQIDSSSLNLKVKSILQGEPLQICYVGRAAQMKGPFDWLRVIHRLCEAGVNLKATWVGDGPLLSEMKALADELGITEHIHLSGFVGDRSQILETMRKHHIFLFCHKTPESPRCLVESLVSGCPIIGYNSPYSEGLVYQFSGGAFVPINHWQNLADLIIELNSDREKLSKLVSQSALSGQEFDEQSVFQKRSNLIKENLI from the coding sequence ATGAAAAATGAAATTTTGCTAGTTATGCCTGTTCCCTTTCAAATAGTGGGGGGGCGTTTAGGATTTGATGACCAGACCTGTGCAGGCTTGGTTCGCTGGGCAGAAAACTTTGAGCGCGTGATCATGGCTTGTCCGCTCATACCAGAACACATTGCTGCTAACAGCGAAACTTCTATTACATGGCAGGCGATCGCTGATTTGCCTTGTGCAGACCGACTGGAATTAGTTCCATTGCCTTATACCTACAAAGGTCCAGACTTCATTAAAGCCTACAGAGCCACAAGTAAACTGTTAAATGTCAAGATCCAAGAATGCCAATATCTTTGTTTTGCACTCAGTGGAGTGATAGGAGATTGGGGCGCGATCGCTTGCCTGGAAGCGCTCAAGTTGAAACGCCCTTATACTGTTTGGATAGATCGTGTTGAATATGAAGTTATAGGTCGTACTTTATTTACAAAAGAGTCTTTGGAAAAAATATCACTTAAGCATCTTCTCAAGAATATTTTGATTACGTACCCTTTACTTAAACCCTACCAACGATATCTGATTCGTCATTCCCAGTTGGGACTTTTCCAAGGACAAGACTGCTATTCAGCATATTCACCTTTCTGTAAAAATTCTTATTGTGTGTACGATATTCACACGCAAAAGTCAGATCAGATTGATAGTTCTAGCCTTAACTTAAAAGTTAAATCAATATTACAGGGTGAACCATTACAGATTTGCTATGTAGGACGAGCCGCACAAATGAAAGGTCCGTTTGATTGGTTGCGAGTCATACACCGCCTTTGCGAGGCTGGCGTTAACCTGAAAGCCACTTGGGTTGGTGACGGACCGCTACTTTCAGAGATGAAGGCACTCGCTGATGAATTAGGTATTACTGAACACATCCATTTATCTGGATTTGTTGGCGATCGCAGCCAAATATTGGAGACAATGAGAAAGCATCATATTTTTCTATTCTGCCATAAAACACCAGAATCACCTCGATGCTTAGTTGAATCTTTAGTTTCCGGTTGTCCTATTATTGGTTACAACAGTCCCTATTCCGAAGGGCTTGTATATCAATTTAGTGGAGGTGCATTTGTGCCAATTAATCACTGGCAGAACTTAGCTGATTTAATAATTGAACTCAATTCAGATAGAGAAAAGTTAAGTAAATTAGTCTCCCAATCTGCTCTATCCGGACAAGAATTTGATGAGCAGTCTGTTTTCCAAAAACGTAGTAATTTGATTAAAGAAAATTTGATATAA
- a CDS encoding glycosyltransferase, with translation MKTKYNNKLSFLLIVPSFACNPSTGAGQRTSLLYQILKNLGVVDILLIGEGEPQFLERFFQEANSLHVIKPREPAEIGLWRLIRPLSPKILDLVATIFGPRKSLYQTDPNILPLLYKLQASNNYDFVIGRYLRPTARSGSLYLGEIPVILDVDDRDDMVYKSRLNRSDINFIHRLIFMWHFRQAQQIMADLLPICKHIWLTSEIDLDEVKHPSKSVLPNIPYFLDFENNFVPLPENNSSKTVLFVGSFGHRVNREGVERFISKCWPIISSAVEGATLRIVGSGGWEKLREKFYDIPNVHIIGFVENLEEEYKQAAFTVVPLFEGGGTKIKVLESLFYQRTAVVTTSVQCGYKTLKNRETLLVVSDESELVNGCIELLVDFDLRLRLAEKGRSVVLNEYSYNRFSAIIRKTILDLSENLK, from the coding sequence ATGAAAACAAAATACAATAACAAACTTAGCTTTTTGCTCATTGTACCATCCTTTGCCTGTAACCCATCTACTGGAGCCGGTCAAAGGACATCTCTTCTCTATCAAATATTAAAAAACTTAGGTGTCGTTGATATTTTGCTTATCGGTGAGGGAGAACCGCAATTTTTAGAGCGTTTTTTTCAAGAGGCAAATTCATTGCACGTTATTAAACCTCGTGAACCCGCAGAAATAGGACTTTGGCGCTTAATTCGTCCTCTTAGCCCCAAGATATTAGATTTAGTCGCAACAATATTTGGACCACGCAAATCCCTATATCAGACTGATCCAAATATTCTTCCCCTCCTATACAAGCTTCAAGCTAGTAACAACTATGATTTCGTAATCGGTCGTTATCTTCGACCAACTGCCCGTTCGGGATCTCTTTACTTGGGGGAAATACCTGTCATTCTTGATGTAGATGATCGAGATGATATGGTTTACAAATCAAGGCTAAATCGATCAGATATAAATTTCATTCACCGATTGATTTTTATGTGGCACTTTCGCCAAGCACAACAGATTATGGCTGATTTACTACCAATTTGTAAACATATATGGTTAACAAGTGAAATTGATTTAGATGAGGTTAAGCATCCTTCAAAGTCTGTTCTACCGAATATTCCATACTTTTTGGATTTTGAGAACAATTTTGTTCCCCTTCCTGAAAATAATAGTTCCAAAACTGTTTTGTTTGTAGGTAGTTTTGGACACAGAGTGAACCGCGAGGGAGTTGAACGTTTTATCTCAAAATGTTGGCCAATAATCAGTTCTGCTGTGGAAGGAGCAACTTTGCGTATTGTCGGTTCTGGAGGATGGGAAAAGCTTAGAGAAAAATTTTATGATATACCAAACGTTCATATTATTGGTTTCGTAGAAAATTTAGAAGAAGAGTATAAACAAGCAGCTTTTACGGTTGTTCCCCTATTTGAGGGCGGTGGAACAAAAATTAAAGTATTGGAATCGCTCTTCTATCAACGAACTGCTGTAGTAACAACTTCTGTACAATGTGGCTATAAAACATTAAAGAACAGAGAGACTTTGTTGGTTGTATCTGATGAATCAGAGCTAGTTAACGGATGTATCGAACTACTTGTTGATTTTGACTTGCGTTTAAGATTAGCTGAAAAGGGTCGTAGTGTAGTTCTTAACGAATATTCTTACAACCGTTTTTCCGCAATTATTCGTAAAACAATTCTGGATTTAAGCGAAAACCTGAAGTAG